One window from the genome of Elusimicrobium sp. An273 encodes:
- the rpmG gene encoding 50S ribosomal protein L33 — protein MASERLTIALICTECKNKNYYQVRGKKKEYKLELNKFCKKCGKSTKHKEGKA, from the coding sequence ATGGCAAGTGAAAGATTAACGATCGCGCTGATTTGCACCGAATGCAAAAACAAAAACTACTATCAAGTGCGCGGCAAAAAGAAAGAATACAAATTGGAGCTCAACAAGTTCTGCAAAAAATGCGGCAAGAGCACCAAACACAAAGAAGGCAAAGCCTAA